The Legionella cincinnatiensis genome includes a region encoding these proteins:
- a CDS encoding ankyrin repeat domain-containing protein, with amino-acid sequence MIEVAKKALLENNKERFKKAIELCSKNQINEVDEQGNTLLHLAVQQGSLSFVKNLLAKGVDISLPNKKGNSALHLAVQQGYFNIVYEMLEISQAAKDRKRKAKWTDKDRSDKLTILKNSESKALALLNVPNNEGEIPLIIAAKLKDDLIYKKLLLLESAPGYTKSHIDKALSLRQKHIGNLKNKSFWSAVLETFCPSASIAELTESFAYTGLLAGASAAVGLGLNIAFAVISILGFSAIMYANYKKNQSEKNAAEELEELQAEQAFLHSIRKRITHLSSQQSLTAEDQKELTSMKKELTKSIQKPILVKGNEKNAADYVTRKDKILAALSSVGSFLCTYSGLLGITGLGLGIAATIMGTSLSALIVATGPIGVSAALGVGLILAGALAFYHYQTRKQSYMVFGEQRASIYKLQYTIYKEQQDLIHGSDKVLTHIDKLLQEPSAKSKESKIEKPAPEKNTSESVLDKYNHGHKPGEICSIEIKQLSSNGFMKNTQNLTNRIATVDEHIEPPKTANII; translated from the coding sequence ATGATTGAAGTAGCTAAAAAAGCCCTTTTAGAGAACAATAAAGAACGCTTTAAAAAAGCAATTGAGCTATGCAGCAAAAATCAAATTAATGAAGTTGATGAGCAAGGCAATACTCTTTTACACCTTGCGGTCCAGCAAGGTTCTTTAAGTTTCGTCAAAAACCTACTTGCTAAAGGAGTAGATATTTCACTACCCAATAAGAAAGGCAACAGTGCCTTACACCTGGCAGTACAACAAGGTTATTTTAATATTGTGTATGAAATGCTTGAAATATCGCAAGCAGCAAAAGATAGAAAAAGAAAAGCAAAATGGACTGATAAAGATCGTAGCGATAAATTAACGATACTTAAAAATTCTGAAAGTAAAGCATTGGCGTTACTCAACGTCCCTAATAACGAAGGTGAAATACCACTCATTATTGCCGCTAAATTAAAGGATGATCTGATCTATAAAAAGCTTTTACTACTTGAATCAGCACCTGGTTATACAAAAAGTCATATTGATAAGGCTTTAAGCCTGCGACAAAAACACATAGGAAACTTGAAAAATAAAAGTTTCTGGTCAGCAGTTTTAGAAACTTTTTGCCCTTCCGCATCTATAGCCGAATTAACCGAATCGTTTGCGTATACTGGATTATTGGCAGGAGCAAGTGCAGCAGTGGGCTTAGGCTTGAATATTGCCTTTGCTGTTATTTCTATCCTTGGATTTAGCGCCATCATGTATGCAAACTATAAAAAAAATCAATCTGAAAAAAATGCTGCTGAAGAGCTTGAAGAATTACAAGCGGAACAAGCATTCTTACACAGCATTAGAAAGAGAATCACGCATCTCTCTTCACAACAATCATTAACTGCTGAGGACCAGAAAGAACTGACATCGATGAAAAAGGAATTAACAAAATCTATTCAAAAACCAATACTTGTAAAAGGTAATGAAAAAAATGCCGCAGATTATGTAACTAGAAAAGATAAAATACTTGCTGCATTAAGTTCAGTTGGCAGTTTTTTATGCACTTACTCTGGTTTATTAGGTATCACAGGCTTAGGCTTGGGTATCGCTGCTACAATTATGGGTACTAGTTTATCCGCGCTTATTGTTGCTACAGGTCCTATAGGAGTAAGTGCCGCCCTGGGAGTAGGGTTAATATTGGCTGGAGCCCTCGCCTTTTACCATTATCAAACTAGAAAACAAAGCTATATGGTATTTGGAGAACAACGAGCATCTATCTATAAGCTGCAGTACACTATTTATAAAGAACAACAAGACCTTATTCATGGTTCCGATAAAGTGCTGACTCACATTGATAAGCTGCTTCAGGAACCATCCGCAAAATCTAAAGAATCTAAGATAGAAAAGCCTGCTCCGGAGAAAAATACATCGGAGTCTGTTCTTGATAAATACAATCATGGCCATAAACCGGGTGAGATCTGCTCTATAGAAATAAAACAACTAAGTAGTAATGGTTTCATGAAGAACACTCAAAACTTAACGAATAGGATAGCGACTGTGGATGAGCATATAGAGCCACCCAAAACAGCAAACATCATATAA
- a CDS encoding sigma-54 dependent transcriptional regulator: protein MSISDKVYIIDNNRSRGEKLRTILDFIGESTEVSMYDKWQVFAEPNPDIIILGASESLEETLHELDALVNKFARTPIIIIGQQLNNTQCILRNVVSCQPFPFSYGQIMEALHQCKIAQEAIKPITISGDSNPLFRSLVGNSLSIRTVRRLIEQVADTEASVLVLGESGTGKEVVARNIHAFSSRANKPFIPINCGAIPGELLESELFGHEKGAFTGAITSRQGRFELANSGTLFLDEIGDMPLPMQVKLLRVLQERCFERVGSNKSIDVNVRIIAATHRNLEEAIKEGKFREDLFYRLNVFPIEMPPLRERTEDIPLLFNELIARIESENRPIVHLMPDAMAALSEYSWPGNIRELANLVERLTILYPKGILSKEDLPQKIRSEYKPVYFDLDASGSEREALLRVISQATVSSTEGIDLKEHLVKTELALISQALNESDWVVAHAANYLNMRRTTLVEKMRKYGLTRPE from the coding sequence ATGAGTATTAGTGACAAGGTTTATATCATTGATAATAATAGAAGTCGGGGTGAAAAACTACGCACTATACTTGATTTTATCGGTGAATCAACTGAAGTTAGCATGTATGATAAATGGCAGGTTTTTGCTGAGCCAAATCCGGATATAATTATTCTTGGTGCAAGCGAATCACTTGAAGAAACTTTGCATGAACTTGATGCATTAGTAAATAAATTTGCCAGAACTCCCATCATAATTATTGGTCAACAGTTAAATAATACACAATGTATCTTGCGAAATGTCGTTTCTTGTCAACCCTTTCCATTTAGTTATGGGCAAATAATGGAAGCATTACACCAATGTAAAATTGCCCAAGAAGCAATAAAGCCTATAACTATCTCTGGTGACAGCAATCCTTTATTTCGAAGTTTAGTAGGGAATAGTTTGAGTATTCGCACTGTGCGCAGGTTAATTGAACAAGTAGCAGATACGGAGGCCAGTGTTTTGGTTTTAGGAGAGTCAGGGACTGGAAAAGAGGTAGTTGCGCGTAATATACATGCATTTTCATCACGCGCAAACAAGCCTTTTATACCTATTAATTGTGGTGCTATTCCTGGAGAGCTCCTTGAAAGTGAATTATTTGGTCATGAAAAGGGCGCATTTACTGGTGCAATTACTTCAAGGCAAGGAAGATTTGAACTAGCCAATAGTGGTACTTTATTTCTTGATGAAATAGGTGATATGCCTTTACCTATGCAAGTTAAATTGTTACGTGTATTGCAAGAACGCTGTTTTGAGCGAGTTGGCTCTAATAAGAGTATTGATGTGAATGTAAGAATTATAGCCGCGACCCATAGGAATTTAGAAGAAGCAATCAAAGAAGGAAAATTTAGAGAAGATTTATTTTATAGACTAAATGTGTTTCCTATTGAAATGCCACCATTAAGAGAAAGGACAGAAGATATCCCACTTTTATTTAATGAATTAATTGCACGTATTGAAAGTGAAAACAGACCAATTGTTCATCTAATGCCTGATGCAATGGCTGCTTTGTCAGAGTATAGTTGGCCTGGTAATATTAGAGAGTTAGCTAATTTAGTGGAGCGATTAACCATTTTGTATCCTAAGGGTATTTTGAGCAAGGAAGATCTACCGCAAAAAATACGCAGTGAATATAAGCCTGTCTATTTTGATTTAGATGCATCAGGTTCTGAACGAGAAGCTTTATTGCGAGTAATAAGCCAGGCAACGGTTTCAAGTACAGAAGGTATCGATTTAAAAGAACATTTAGTAAAAACTGAGTTAGCTCTTATTAGCCAAGCATTAAATGAATCAGATTGGGTTGTTGCTCATGCAGCAAATTATTTGAATATGCGACGCACCACTTTAGTAGAAAAAATGAGAAAATATGGCCTTACTCGTCCTGAGTAA
- a CDS encoding type 1 glutamine amidotransferase, whose product MMARILVLQHSPYEPLGIIIHTLKRMKLRIRYVNFARDPHQRVNMNRYHGVVVLGGAMHPNELDLYPHLIHEIELLQVALTKEIPILGICLGSQLLNIALGGRCYALDKPEFGWIQVDKCGEHELFGLFDRSIHVFQWHQFASQTATGVDVLLKNKQCVQAFCYRNSIGLQFHLEVDAHLVRRWLEHPDYLEHLRRHLQPEDIQSIHLDSKYYLPKSMVLAKLFFTDFCRLFNKKAYALSSHTAGRDLF is encoded by the coding sequence ATGATGGCACGAATTCTGGTTTTACAACATTCTCCTTATGAACCTTTAGGTATTATTATTCATACCTTAAAGAGGATGAAGTTGCGTATCCGTTATGTCAATTTTGCCAGAGATCCTCATCAACGAGTGAATATGAATCGTTATCATGGTGTTGTTGTCTTAGGTGGTGCTATGCATCCTAATGAGCTGGATTTGTACCCCCATCTAATTCATGAAATAGAATTGTTGCAAGTAGCCCTCACTAAAGAAATCCCAATACTCGGCATTTGTTTAGGCTCTCAATTGTTGAATATAGCTTTGGGTGGTCGCTGTTATGCTTTAGACAAACCTGAGTTTGGATGGATACAAGTCGATAAATGTGGTGAGCATGAATTATTTGGGTTGTTTGATCGGTCAATTCATGTTTTTCAATGGCATCAATTTGCAAGTCAGACTGCTACCGGTGTTGATGTTCTTTTAAAAAACAAACAATGCGTGCAAGCATTTTGTTATCGTAATAGTATAGGACTCCAATTTCATTTGGAAGTCGATGCTCATTTGGTGCGGCGGTGGTTAGAACATCCAGACTATTTAGAGCATCTGCGTCGCCATTTACAACCAGAAGATATTCAAAGCATCCACTTAGACAGCAAATACTATTTACCTAAGTCAATGGTACTTGCGAAACTATTTTTTACCGATTTTTGTCGCTTATTTAATAAGAAAGCATACGCACTGTCGTCACATACAGCGGGTAGAGACTTATTCTAA
- the dsbD gene encoding protein-disulfide reductase DsbD, which translates to MKKLILSLLMTFFSYSIFASGIGANPADTMMFIQNHSPIFYLAMFFGLGVLLAFTPCVLPMVPILSSIITGQGASTGSRAFKLSLGYVLGMAVTYAIAGMLAAWLGSTVQTLMQQPMIIGSFSFLFILMALWLLGVFEFRFPVFARFTPRRSRQHGILSATLMGVLSTLVVSPCVTAPLIGILTYIAQSNHVFQGGLLLFVLALGMGLPLLIVGAGYGRFLPGSGPWMVRIKQVFAIMMFAMAVWLLSRVVPPFWIDLLWMIVLLMNAWVFGAFRQEQGLVGRLMQAIALFSIMGAGALMYQTFTPTPVIQSVSRSPFIEVHTLDEVNAKLAEARANNERVFIEFYAGWCSDCQAMDKHVFNQAAVINAMQGSVNLRVDISEKTDEVAKIRQVFHIYGIPTMLFYDQQGQQLTDLSSVGQISKEKTLQLLAQFRK; encoded by the coding sequence ATGAAAAAACTAATTTTGTCTTTATTGATGACATTTTTCTCCTATTCTATTTTTGCATCGGGTATTGGTGCTAATCCTGCTGATACTATGATGTTTATACAAAATCATAGTCCGATTTTTTATCTGGCTATGTTTTTCGGCTTAGGTGTCTTACTGGCATTTACTCCTTGTGTCTTACCTATGGTGCCTATTCTATCCAGTATCATCACAGGCCAAGGTGCGAGTACCGGATCTCGAGCGTTTAAATTGTCTTTAGGATATGTTCTGGGAATGGCCGTTACCTATGCAATAGCAGGGATGTTGGCAGCATGGTTAGGCTCAACGGTCCAAACGCTAATGCAACAGCCAATGATTATCGGAAGTTTCAGCTTTTTATTTATATTGATGGCCTTATGGTTGTTGGGTGTTTTTGAGTTTCGATTTCCGGTATTTGCACGGTTTACTCCTCGTCGCTCACGACAACATGGAATTCTCTCTGCAACCTTAATGGGCGTTCTCTCTACATTAGTCGTATCACCCTGCGTCACAGCACCTTTAATTGGGATCCTAACCTATATTGCTCAGAGCAATCATGTTTTCCAAGGTGGCTTATTGTTATTTGTTTTAGCTTTGGGAATGGGATTGCCTTTGTTGATTGTAGGCGCTGGATACGGTCGCTTTTTACCTGGTTCAGGACCTTGGATGGTGCGTATTAAACAAGTATTTGCCATCATGATGTTTGCTATGGCGGTTTGGTTATTAAGCCGTGTTGTACCACCGTTTTGGATTGATTTGCTGTGGATGATTGTTTTGCTCATGAACGCTTGGGTTTTTGGCGCTTTTCGTCAGGAGCAAGGCCTAGTTGGACGGTTGATGCAAGCTATAGCTTTATTCTCCATAATGGGGGCAGGGGCTTTAATGTATCAAACATTTACACCTACCCCTGTAATTCAATCGGTTTCGCGTTCCCCATTTATTGAGGTACATACTCTTGATGAAGTTAATGCTAAATTAGCTGAAGCCAGGGCAAATAATGAGCGCGTTTTTATTGAGTTTTATGCTGGATGGTGCAGTGACTGCCAAGCTATGGATAAGCATGTTTTTAATCAGGCCGCAGTTATTAATGCGATGCAAGGTTCTGTAAATCTTCGTGTTGATATCAGCGAAAAGACAGATGAAGTAGCTAAGATTCGTCAAGTGTTTCATATTTATGGTATCCCAACCATGCTCTTTTATGATCAGCAAGGGCAACAGCTTACTGATTTGAGTTCTGTTGGACAGATATCTAAAGAAAAGACCTTGCAATTGTTAGCACAATTCCGAAAATAA
- the sohB gene encoding protease SohB: MEFLSQYGMFLLKSITIVIAILVVFAGFFSISRKPKHKLEITSLNEHYDHIASMMNKEVLGKKIPKKKKHKNEEQPTLYVVDFHGDIKASQVEQLREEINAILCTATSRDEVLVRLDSPGGIVNSYGLAASQLQRIRDKNIPLTVSIDKMAASGGYLMACVANQVIAAPFAIIGSIGVVAQIPNFHRWLKKHDIDVELLTAGEYKRTLTLFGENTEKGREKAQDDLEKIHAAFRNYVAANRDQLDIDKVSTGEHWLAKDAFDLKLIDKLCTSDDYLLEKISTYKAFKLTVPPKTFLASKLLKPAMRLMHPWG, translated from the coding sequence ATGGAATTTTTGAGTCAATATGGTATGTTCCTTTTAAAATCTATAACTATTGTCATTGCAATTTTGGTAGTGTTCGCTGGCTTTTTTTCTATTAGCCGCAAACCGAAACATAAGTTAGAAATCACTTCTTTGAATGAACACTATGACCATATCGCATCGATGATGAATAAAGAAGTTCTTGGTAAAAAAATTCCAAAGAAAAAAAAGCATAAAAATGAAGAGCAACCCACTTTGTATGTCGTTGATTTTCATGGAGATATCAAAGCGTCACAAGTGGAACAACTTCGAGAAGAAATAAATGCGATACTTTGTACTGCAACCTCCCGAGATGAAGTTCTGGTTCGTTTAGATAGCCCTGGTGGAATAGTGAATAGTTATGGGTTAGCTGCTTCACAATTACAACGTATTCGCGATAAAAATATTCCTCTAACCGTAAGTATTGATAAAATGGCTGCTAGCGGTGGTTATCTCATGGCCTGCGTTGCGAATCAAGTTATTGCCGCTCCTTTTGCAATCATTGGGTCTATAGGTGTTGTAGCGCAAATACCAAATTTTCATCGCTGGCTAAAAAAACATGATATCGATGTAGAATTGTTAACTGCCGGCGAATACAAGCGAACATTAACACTTTTTGGAGAAAATACTGAGAAAGGTAGAGAAAAAGCTCAGGATGACTTAGAGAAAATACATGCTGCATTCAGAAATTACGTGGCTGCTAATCGTGATCAACTGGATATTGATAAAGTATCGACTGGTGAACATTGGTTGGCAAAAGACGCTTTTGATCTAAAACTCATTGATAAGTTATGTACAAGTGATGATTATCTCTTAGAGAAAATCTCAACCTATAAGGCGTTTAAACTTACTGTTCCTCCCAAAACATTTCTGGCAAGTAAACTTCTTAAACCAGCAATGCGATTAATGCATCCTTGGGGTTAA
- a CDS encoding ankyrin repeat domain-containing protein, which yields MNIKELFNWLQCDEETLYLSDKVLSRELVDLELNQAERTHQILLREVHAARYGGGVATEKINALEKHNLFVKYLKFCSQQFSENSLLPITLKYLLSQAQKEQPQIQLSAKVNQLFLILLQENQESTLEFYKENKELFKDHPEVQEKVELVLYKKKIDEDVETVKRNLLNLNKLLSHQKNPLGIVGLFRQYIGDTEQFAALILWLLHRGVGAQKTLQTYLLHDFLKYHFFTLHDKDNEIVRLYALLECFPQTKALLEIAKKTASDERGLQQYSLNGVFQEQKLQTIFPHQNPLQFSQGVKNFLSLHQFFGLPFLIEAVIHSSEYTNPKWQETLKQALNKPQVIIAELAGIIHLIASKYSPSVLKDLADLIDDTTAQELLSHSEGAVLYLIPYKPKLFDAINEKNSTELIQQFSKKHPDDSGIVYQLTALFIVFLRKKHPATSLVFQALIDNLIRYPHLLEDEELLRQLNKYSESGRLLFQRYEVIAKQFNDCIFEQTSESSFNSRNYQIIEDCWFEATRKFNALALIKPQTKFNLGNKYAFQAKIAQIAFLHHGRQFDLNAFIEALSLPPITSDAVSEYERILIEILATIDNELLRMQVIKKLETHPVERLDWMKKEYEGKTVFLKAAKYGNLGLIKLFEDELAPELFNKAILIAAKENQWSTVDYLTRLDKVLLSENEIETIVRFAAQQGQVNIIEYLYNTYDYVPSTDEIATILKQAIINNHLNVVTYFYQSTFALPKQSVINSLFNLAIEAEAIDVIPFIAEAEENKPTLSNVEKAFEQATLNQKTKIIQTLCNLSGNTPRPVVIERAFIKACQLNLFAAVQCFYDSPKKLISQSTFQNAFEQAIINRHTDLVIYFCNSLTNPPDQSMIEQGVISAAKTGNLRLIEYFCSMSSSNKPSRHAITQALYQAINHGHTEVFTFLCCNPMNPPGKSSLKESFLLAVKKGRKEIVEYLCVNKMEALDQSTIKNALILAVKFQQPKIVRYLCEINAPEHNAVRMALNKAIGSKQEELIDYLRERLKNNTTHQTKMEPARGAHHEVNAPLINHGLFKVSNTSPTGESYQSIDCGIMLNK from the coding sequence GTGAACATCAAAGAACTGTTTAACTGGCTTCAATGTGATGAAGAGACGCTTTATCTTTCCGATAAAGTTTTGTCTCGAGAGCTTGTTGATCTGGAGCTAAATCAAGCAGAAAGAACGCATCAAATACTGCTTAGAGAGGTACATGCTGCTAGATACGGTGGTGGGGTCGCAACTGAGAAAATTAATGCATTAGAAAAACATAATTTATTTGTGAAATACCTTAAGTTCTGCAGCCAACAATTTTCAGAAAATTCTTTGTTGCCCATTACATTAAAATATTTATTGTCTCAAGCTCAAAAAGAACAACCCCAAATTCAGTTATCAGCTAAAGTGAACCAATTGTTTTTGATTTTACTTCAGGAAAATCAAGAAAGTACACTCGAATTTTATAAAGAAAATAAAGAATTGTTTAAAGATCATCCTGAAGTTCAAGAAAAAGTAGAGCTTGTATTATACAAGAAAAAAATTGATGAAGATGTTGAAACAGTTAAAAGAAATTTGTTGAATTTAAATAAGTTATTATCGCATCAAAAAAATCCTTTAGGAATTGTGGGATTATTCAGGCAATATATAGGTGATACAGAACAGTTTGCCGCATTAATACTTTGGTTATTACATCGCGGAGTTGGTGCTCAAAAAACATTACAAACCTACTTGCTTCATGATTTTCTTAAGTATCATTTCTTTACCTTACATGATAAGGATAATGAAATTGTTCGATTATATGCTTTGCTTGAGTGTTTTCCCCAAACGAAGGCTTTGCTGGAGATAGCGAAGAAAACGGCTAGTGATGAACGAGGGCTACAGCAATATTCGCTTAATGGTGTGTTTCAAGAACAAAAACTTCAAACAATTTTCCCACACCAAAATCCACTCCAATTTTCACAAGGAGTAAAGAATTTTTTAAGCCTGCATCAATTTTTTGGACTCCCTTTTTTAATTGAAGCGGTAATTCACTCGAGTGAATATACTAATCCTAAATGGCAAGAAACATTAAAACAGGCACTAAATAAGCCACAGGTCATTATTGCAGAACTTGCAGGAATTATTCATTTAATTGCATCTAAATATTCTCCATCAGTCTTAAAAGATTTGGCTGATCTGATTGATGATACTACTGCCCAAGAACTATTGTCTCATAGTGAAGGAGCCGTGTTATATTTAATACCTTATAAGCCTAAATTGTTTGATGCAATCAACGAAAAAAATAGTACGGAGCTTATTCAGCAATTTTCTAAAAAACATCCTGATGACTCAGGAATCGTTTACCAATTGACTGCTTTATTCATAGTTTTTTTGAGAAAAAAACATCCTGCAACATCATTAGTATTTCAAGCACTAATTGATAATCTGATACGATACCCACATCTACTTGAAGATGAAGAATTGCTAAGGCAGTTAAACAAATACTCAGAGAGTGGACGTTTACTATTCCAGCGTTATGAAGTAATTGCAAAGCAATTCAATGATTGTATTTTCGAACAAACATCAGAATCATCATTTAATAGTCGCAATTATCAAATTATCGAGGATTGCTGGTTTGAGGCGACGCGAAAATTTAATGCACTTGCTCTTATCAAGCCACAGACGAAATTTAATCTTGGTAATAAATATGCGTTTCAAGCAAAAATTGCTCAAATTGCATTTCTTCATCATGGAAGACAGTTTGATTTAAATGCCTTTATTGAAGCACTGTCGTTGCCTCCTATAACTTCGGACGCAGTGAGTGAATATGAACGAATACTTATTGAAATTCTTGCGACTATAGATAATGAATTACTGAGAATGCAGGTTATTAAAAAATTAGAAACTCATCCTGTAGAACGACTAGATTGGATGAAAAAAGAATATGAAGGTAAAACTGTTTTTCTCAAGGCAGCAAAATACGGTAATCTCGGTTTAATTAAGCTTTTTGAGGATGAACTTGCTCCAGAGCTCTTTAATAAAGCAATCCTAATTGCAGCCAAAGAAAATCAATGGAGCACGGTAGATTATCTTACGCGACTTGATAAAGTGCTTTTAAGCGAAAATGAAATAGAGACAATTGTACGTTTTGCTGCTCAGCAAGGGCAAGTTAACATCATAGAATATCTTTATAATACTTATGATTACGTACCATCTACTGATGAAATTGCTACAATTCTTAAGCAGGCTATAATTAATAATCACTTGAATGTGGTGACCTATTTCTATCAATCTACTTTTGCTTTGCCTAAGCAATCAGTAATTAATAGCCTATTTAATTTGGCAATAGAAGCGGAAGCCATTGACGTTATCCCATTTATTGCTGAAGCTGAAGAAAATAAACCTACATTATCTAATGTTGAAAAAGCATTTGAACAAGCGACTCTTAATCAAAAAACGAAAATAATACAAACTCTTTGCAATTTATCGGGTAATACCCCACGCCCTGTAGTAATAGAGCGAGCGTTTATAAAAGCCTGTCAGCTAAATCTTTTCGCAGCGGTTCAGTGCTTTTATGATTCACCCAAAAAATTAATATCTCAATCTACATTCCAAAATGCATTTGAACAAGCCATTATTAACAGGCATACGGATTTAGTCATTTACTTTTGCAACTCATTAACTAACCCCCCGGATCAATCTATGATTGAGCAAGGGGTTATAAGTGCTGCAAAAACAGGAAATCTTCGTTTAATTGAGTATTTTTGTTCGATGAGCTCTTCTAATAAACCAAGTCGGCATGCTATTACCCAAGCTTTATATCAGGCGATTAATCATGGCCATACAGAAGTGTTTACCTTTTTATGTTGCAATCCAATGAATCCGCCAGGCAAATCATCTCTAAAGGAATCATTTCTTCTTGCTGTTAAAAAAGGAAGAAAAGAAATTGTTGAATATCTGTGTGTGAATAAAATGGAAGCACTTGATCAATCCACTATTAAAAATGCACTTATATTAGCGGTTAAATTTCAGCAACCGAAAATTGTTCGATATTTATGTGAAATAAATGCCCCAGAACATAATGCAGTAAGAATGGCTCTGAATAAAGCAATTGGAAGTAAGCAGGAGGAGCTTATTGATTATTTAAGAGAGCGACTAAAAAATAATACAACTCATCAGACCAAAATGGAACCTGCACGTGGCGCTCATCATGAGGTTAACGCACCGTTAATCAATCATGGTCTGTTTAAAGTAAGCAATACAAGTCCAACAGGTGAGTCCTACCAATCCATTGACTGTGGCATAATGCTTAATAAATGA
- a CDS encoding aminotransferase class V-fold PLP-dependent enzyme — MDNFPHTQNQIYLNHAAVSPFSFSVKEAIISYVEERHIKNIENYFSFQLIIEDVYKKIGVLLHTDPLRICLTPNTSTGLNILANGYPWKKGDRILLNNQEFPANIYPFLNCQRHGVEIDYIDNKNPIIDSSDIERALKPNTKLLSISMVQFLNGHAIDLAKIGKICKQNGTLLCVDAIQGLGATDLEVEQIGIDFLSCGSHKWLMAPEGLGFIYVTNELQEKLIPSYVGWLGVENPWELLNYDLTFQESAKRYLTGTMNHIAIAGLNASLEHLTSIGYARIKEKVLANTQFFLDNFPQLHWLTPQEMRLGIVTFKHPDAEIIHHELNTRNTTVSVREGQYLRISPHYYHHKEELEKAAIYLEQILNKLK, encoded by the coding sequence ATGGATAACTTTCCCCACACTCAAAATCAAATATACTTAAATCATGCTGCTGTTAGCCCTTTTTCTTTCAGTGTAAAAGAAGCGATTATCAGTTATGTTGAAGAAAGGCATATAAAAAATATTGAAAATTATTTTTCATTTCAACTTATCATAGAAGATGTTTACAAAAAAATTGGTGTGCTACTACACACGGATCCCCTACGCATTTGTCTTACACCAAATACAAGCACGGGCTTAAATATATTAGCAAATGGCTATCCCTGGAAAAAAGGAGATAGGATTCTCCTCAATAATCAAGAATTTCCAGCAAACATTTATCCATTCTTAAACTGTCAGCGACATGGTGTTGAAATTGATTATATCGATAATAAAAACCCTATAATTGATAGCTCCGATATTGAAAGAGCACTCAAGCCTAATACCAAATTGCTATCCATTAGCATGGTACAATTCCTTAATGGACACGCAATTGATCTCGCTAAAATAGGCAAAATCTGTAAACAAAATGGCACATTATTGTGTGTCGACGCGATACAAGGATTAGGAGCCACTGATTTAGAAGTGGAACAAATCGGCATTGATTTTTTATCCTGTGGTAGCCATAAATGGCTAATGGCCCCCGAAGGGCTCGGTTTTATTTATGTGACCAATGAATTACAAGAAAAACTAATACCAAGTTACGTAGGTTGGTTAGGCGTTGAAAATCCATGGGAGCTTTTAAATTATGACTTAACGTTCCAAGAAAGTGCAAAGCGCTATCTAACAGGAACTATGAATCATATTGCTATTGCAGGGTTAAATGCCTCCTTAGAGCATTTAACATCAATAGGATATGCTCGCATCAAGGAGAAAGTATTAGCAAACACTCAATTCTTTTTAGATAACTTCCCGCAATTACACTGGCTCACCCCCCAAGAAATGCGGCTAGGTATAGTTACATTTAAGCATCCTGATGCTGAAATAATCCATCATGAACTAAACACACGAAATACTACCGTTTCAGTTAGAGAAGGACAATATCTTAGAATCTCGCCACACTATTATCACCACAAAGAAGAGCTAGAAAAAGCCGCCATTTATCTGGAGCAAATATTAAATAAGCTTAAATAG
- a CDS encoding organic hydroperoxide resistance protein: protein MSANTIKPLVTATAMNTGGRNGHSETTDHSVSVNLSVPKAMGGPGLPNTTTPEHLFAAGYAACFGGALEFVASQHKKNVADTTVTCHVSVGPREAGGFGIAVKMNVNIPSLSTAEAQELVQETHEKICPYSHATRGNIDFELDVKGK, encoded by the coding sequence ATGTCGGCCAATACCATTAAACCTCTTGTAACAGCAACGGCAATGAATACAGGTGGCCGAAACGGCCATTCGGAAACCACTGATCACTCTGTGAGTGTCAACCTTTCTGTTCCAAAGGCAATGGGAGGCCCTGGTTTACCCAATACAACAACACCCGAACACCTTTTTGCTGCAGGTTATGCGGCATGTTTTGGGGGTGCATTAGAATTCGTGGCCAGCCAACACAAGAAAAATGTGGCAGATACGACTGTAACATGCCATGTTTCTGTTGGACCTCGTGAGGCAGGAGGATTTGGCATCGCTGTCAAAATGAATGTCAATATTCCATCGCTATCCACTGCAGAGGCTCAGGAACTTGTCCAGGAAACTCACGAAAAAATTTGTCCTTACAGCCATGCTACACGTGGTAATATAGATTTTGAATTGGATGTTAAGGGTAAATAA